The following proteins are encoded in a genomic region of Drosophila willistoni isolate 14030-0811.24 chromosome 3R, UCI_dwil_1.1, whole genome shotgun sequence:
- the LOC6651286 gene encoding uncharacterized protein LOC6651286, translating into MLFNYTCLFMVLLALFCGGSWASASSCPTGFNAENSRCVKERPVHGTCPPGSNYQLNINKCVHA; encoded by the coding sequence ATGTTGTTCAACTATACCTGTCTGTTTATGGTGCTTTTGGCCCTATTCTGTGGCGGATCTTGGGCTAGTGCCAGTAGCTGTCCAACTGGTTTCAATGCCGAAAATAGTCGCTGTGTCAAGGAACGTCCGGTCCATGGTACTTGCCCACCGGGCTCAAACTATCAGCTGAATATCAATAAATGTGTTCATGCCtaa
- the LOC6651287 gene encoding uncharacterized protein LOC6651287: MNFSWLAVFIFSMIFAAVAAVHCPAPFKSEGHDCTAKRTIRGECPQGSQYKASINKCVYKH, translated from the coding sequence ATGAACTTCTCGTGGTTGGCTGTGTTCATCTTCTCCATgatttttgctgctgttgctgccgtcCATTGTCCAGCTCCATTCAAATCGGAGGGTCATGACTGCACTGCCAAGCGTACCATCAGGGGCGAGTGTCCCCAAGGTTCCCAATACAAGGCAAGCATCAACAAATGTGTCTACAAACACTAA